A part of Waddliaceae bacterium genomic DNA contains:
- a CDS encoding ATP-binding cassette domain-containing protein: MAVDTTVLRVENLTTLLQTSAGDVAVVDGITFDLKKGTTLAIVGESGCGKSMTALSIMRILPKPPALEPTGA, from the coding sequence ATGGCCGTTGATACTACGGTACTTAGAGTCGAGAATCTCACGACGCTACTGCAAACTTCTGCAGGGGACGTCGCCGTCGTCGATGGCATAACTTTCGATCTAAAAAAAGGTACGACGCTTGCCATCGTCGGGGAGTCGGGGTGTGGGAAGTCGATGACCGCGCTTTCGATAATGCGTATCTTACCAAAACCTCCAGCCCTAGAACCTACTGGAGC